One Methanomicrobia archaeon genomic region harbors:
- a CDS encoding DNA-directed RNA polymerase subunit H produces the protein MKKGKVSIREHELVPTHEIVDAGDVTELLKTYKIDKEQLPKIKVSDPVIKEIKDVEVGDVIRIRRTSRTAGKSISYRLVIE, from the coding sequence ATGAAGAAAGGAAAAGTTTCGATACGTGAACATGAGTTAGTGCCTACGCACGAGATAGTGGACGCTGGAGACGTAACAGAGCTTTTAAAGACGTATAAAATAGACAAGGAGCAATTACCGAAGATTAAAGTCTCTGATCCGGTAATAAAAGAGATCAAAGACGTAGAAGTGGGCGATGTCATTCGGATTCGGCGTACCAGCAGAACGGCTGGTAAATCTATATCTTATCGGCTGGTTATAGAATAG